The segment CGCGGCAGGTGGGAGCGGCCCCAGGTGGCGAGCTGGTCGGCGACCTCGCGCCAGGCGTCCTCGCCGCCGAACTGCTCGATCAGGCGCTCCTGCTGGCGGTCGGCCTCGAACTCGCGGGCCATGCCCTCGATGGCGGGCAGCATGCGCTCGGCAGCCAGGTCGTAGACGAGCTGGGCCTGCCGGTCGGTGAAGCCCTCGCCGTGCAGGGCGCGGTTCACCTCGGGGTCCGGCTGCACCATGGGGTGCGGCGGCTCGATGGGGTAGTCCTCGGGCCGGCTCGGGATGCGGCCGCGATTCATCCCGCCATTCATGGCGGGATCCATGCCGTCCTCGCCGGGCCGGCGGGCGACGTCGGGCATGGCGTCGGGCGCCGCGCCCAGGCCGGCGAGCTGCTGCTGAATCTCGCGCACGGCCTGAACCACGGCGTCGAGGCGCTGGTCGCCCGACCCGTTATCCGCGCGGCGCGCGCGCTGACCGCCGCGCTCACCCCGGCGGCCGAGCATCTGCTTGAGAAGGTTCTGGTCCATGATGGTGTGGTTCCCTGTCGCTCAGGGGTGGGTGCTGCCGCGCTCGACGAGCGCGGCGATCCGGGTGACGAGCTGACGCTGGCCTTCCAGGTGGCGCAGGGCGGCATCGTCCGCTTCGGGGCCGAGCGCGCGCTCGAGCGTCAGGCGCCGCAGGTGCGCCAGCGCCATCGCGCCCTCGGGCCCGGCGAAGCAGCGGGCGAAGGCGCGCTCGATGCGCACGCGGTCGGGGGCCTCGTCAGCCATCGGCCACGCGCCCCGTGGGCGAGGTCGCGGTCCCTTGCGCCGCCTCGGACGCGGCCGGGCGCTCGCGCGGGGCGTCGGCTTCGGCCTGCTGCTGGCGCTGGACGCGCCGCTCAGTGATCGCGGCATCCGAGCGCATCAGCTCATCGGGCACGCCCAGCGTGCGCCCCAGCCAGCGCGCGGTTTCGGGGATGTCGACGGCGTCCAGCCCGGCCTGGCCGACCTGCGCCACGCGCTCGATCCAGGCGACGGTGTTGGCGACGTCCTTGCGCGCCTGCACCTGCGCCAGGGGCGAGCGGTGCTGCAGCTCGACGAAGCGGCCGTCGAGGCTGAACGGCTCGACCTCCCCGCGCCGCGCCAGGACGGCCAGCGCCCGCTGGATCAGTGGGGTCAGCAGCTCCGCCTGCAGGCGGCCGTAGGTGGCGCCGAGCACGCGCGTCACTTCCGCCGAGCGCTCCAGCACCTCGGTCGCCGTCACGTCCGTGCGGCTGCCCGCGCCCAGCTGGTCCACCAGCATCGCCGAGCGGATGCGCTGGCGCAGGTCGCTGAGCACGAGGTCGGAGACGTCGAAGCTGCCCGGCGTTTGCAAGGGCTGGAGGCCGTTGGAGCCCATCGCCTTGGGGATGATCGTCCCGGGCGCGAGCTGGATCGAGGCGGGGTTGAGCACGCCGTCGTCGTCCGCCTGCCAGATGCCGCTGACGGCGATGGAGGCGTTCTTGAGCGTCAGCTCCACGACCTTGTTGGCGGTCTTGATGTCGGGCAGCGCCCGCATCACCGGCGAGCGGCCGTAGGTCTCGCCCGGCGCCTTCATCCAGCGGAAGGCGATGAAGGGCGATTGCGCGAAGCGCCCCGAGGCGAGCTGGATCGGCTCGCCGCCGTCCATCGCGCGGTCGAGCACGGCCATGTAGCTGTAGGCGTGGCCGTCAGGGATCACCGCCTCGACGACGCTGTGGCGCGTGTCGTCGCCGCGGCCCTCGGCGGCCTCCGCCAGCGTCGGCGGCAGCGCGTCCGCGCCGTAGCGGGCGGCGAGCTGGTCCGGCGTCATGCTGGTGGCGCGGAAGACGACGTCGAGCTGGCCGTGCGGGCCCTCGTCCAGCACCGCCTCGCGCATTGGCACGGCGGTGAAGCGGAACGCGCTGCGCGCGCCCACCGGCGCCTCCTCGAACAGCAGGCAGGCGGTGCCCACGGTGACGAGGTCCAGGTAGCACTGGTGCAGCTCGGTCGCGAGGTTGGAGCGGTCGAGGTGGCCCTGCACCACCGTCTCCGCCGTGGCGAGGCGCGGGGTGAGCGCCTCGCGGTCGGCCGCGTCCAGCGCCGCGCCGGGCGTGAGCCCGAACCAGCGCGACCACGGTGGCGTCAGCTCCGCCAGCAGGCTGGCGGCGAGCTGCTCGGCGGCGTCGCCGGCCGTGGCGTCGAACAGGCGCTCGTGGCGCTGGCCGCCCGGCTCGGCCATGCCCACGCCCGCCGCGCGCTGCGGCAGGGTGTGGTCGACGCAGTCCTGCCAGTGCGATTCCCAGGCGCCGCGGCGCTCCTTGGCGCGCTGGAAGCGGGTCAGGACGGTTTGCGGATCGAGCTCGCTCACGGCTTACACCCCCAGGAGGTTCTTGCGCGTCGGGCCGTCGAAGCGCTCGGCGAGGATTCCGGTGGTGCCGGTGACGACGGTTTCGCGGATGCCGGTGTTGCGCCGGCCCGGCGGCAGGCTGGTGCCCAGGCGGTCGTTCCGCTCGCTGCGGGACTGGCCGGACCCCTCGCCGCGCGATTGCTGGCCGTCGCCGCCGCTGGAGCGGCCGGTTCCATCCGACGTGCCGCCGCCGGCGCCGGACCCGGCGCGGGAGCGGTCGTTCCGGCCGCCCCCCGAGCGGGAACCGCCGGAACCGCCGGTGCTGGTGTTGCCGCTCCCCCGGGAGCCGCCGCCGGCGTCGGCGGTACCGCCGTTGCCGCCGAGGCCCAGCGAGGGGCGGCCGGTGTCGCGTCGGCGCGCGGCGCTGCGGTCGATGTCGCCGTCGCGGGCGGCCGCCGTGCCGGGCACGGGGGTGCCGGACCCGCCGTCGTTGCCGCCGTTCGCGTTGTTGTCATCGTTGGAACGGTCCTCGGGCGGCGGCGGATCGGCGGCCGGCGGCGGGCTGCTGCCGCCACCGTTGCCGTTGGTGCCGTTGGTGCTGGTGCCGCCGTCGTCCGGCTGGCCGTTGGAGGGCTGCGACTGCCGCCCGCCGGAGGTGACGACCACCGGCTCCCGGGGCGGCGGCGCGGGGCTCGGTGTCAGGAATCCCATGCGCGCCGTCCTTTTTGCGTGAATCGAAAACGGCCACCGCCGGGTGGCGGTGGCCGCTGGATAGGCTTGTGGCGATTTCCCGGCCTGTATATTCACGTTCTGTTCTCGTGTCAAGGACAACGTTCCGCATATCCGCCTGGCGTCCGAAGATGGCGGTAGAGCTGCCACGGGGTCCACACCCGCCGCGCGCGGATGCCGAGCAGGCGTTTCAGCGCCTCGACGCACGTAAACGGCCCCCAGGGCGCGGGCCGGCGGCGCACCCGGCGCCGGGGCACGGCCACCACGGTGTGGCCGCGCGCGCGGAACCACGCGGCGAGGTCCTCAGCGGTGGCGGGCGGCAGGGCGCGGATGTCCGTGGCGTGGGAGAGCGGGTCGTAGAGAATCCAGCCGTGGCCGTCGTGCACGGCGGCGAAGCAGTGGCGGAAGCCCGGCTTGAGCACGCGCAGCCACCCCAGCTCGGCGCGCCCGGCGAAGATCACGAGGGCGGGCGGCGTCGCCGCGGCGGGACCCCCGGCCGCGGCGGCCATCACGCCACGATGCCCTTGGCGCGCAGGGCCGGGGCCAGGATGTCCAGCGCCTCCCGCCACAGCGTCGCGGCGCGGCGCTGGCGCGGCACGTCCGCGTCGGGGCGCGCCAGTTCCTGGCCGTAGCGGGCCAGCACCCGCAGGTGTTCGTGCGAGAGCGTGCGGCGGCGGTACAGCCGGTCCACCACCGCCATCACGTCCAGCGGCTCGCAGGGCCGGGGCGTGTCGCTCATGCCGCCGGCCAGGCGCGCGCCCTCCTGCTGGGCCGTGCGCGCCCGGACGAACCAGAACCAGGCTTCCTCGGCGTCGGTGAACGGCTCGCCGGCGAGCGCGTCCGCCGCCGGCTGCTCCATGGGCGCAGCCTGCGTCATGCGGGGCCTCCTCAAACACAGCTTTTCGGGAAGATGTTCGTGGTATGTTCTGCACGCCCAAAGGTAGCGGATTGTGGTCCGCGGTCAAGCGCAGAATTAGGTATACATTCCTGATGCTTTGGCCGGCCGTGTATCCGATTCTTTTCCCATGATCCGCCACCGCGACATCTGGCGCGCGCTCGACACGCTCGCCGAGCGCAGCGGCCTCTCCACCAGCGGGCTGGCCCGCAAGGCCGGGTTGGACGCCACGGCGTTCAACCGCTCCAAGCGCCTCACGGGCGACGGCACGCCGCGCTGGCCGAGCACCGAGTCGCTGGCCAAGGTGCTCAACGCCACGGGCGTCTCGATGGCGGAGTTCGTCGCGCTCATGGGGGAGGGGAACGCCCAGGCCCTGGGCCAGCGCATCCCCGTGATCGGCTACGCGCAGGCCGGCGAATCGGGGTATTTCGACGACGCCGGGATGCCGGTGGGCACCGGCTGGGACGAGGTGCTCTTCCCCGCGATCGGCGACCCCAACGCCTACGCGCTGGAGATCACGGGCGATTCCATGGCCCCCGCCTACCGCGACGGCACGGTGATCGTGGTCGCGCCCAACCAGGACATCCGCCGCCACGACCGCGTCGTCGCCAAGACGGTCGAGGGCGAGGTCATGGCGAAGGAGCTGAACCGCCGCAGCGCCCGC is part of the Limimonas halophila genome and harbors:
- a CDS encoding capsid assembly protein, producing the protein MDQNLLKQMLGRRGERGGQRARRADNGSGDQRLDAVVQAVREIQQQLAGLGAAPDAMPDVARRPGEDGMDPAMNGGMNRGRIPSRPEDYPIEPPHPMVQPDPEVNRALHGEGFTDRQAQLVYDLAAERMLPAIEGMAREFEADRQQERLIEQFGGEDAWREVADQLATWGRSHLPREVFEALSTTFEGVMTMHRMMTSGEPGMTRQGGDGAQGESEDELRRLMADPRYWRDRDPATVKRVQQGFQRLFPQQG
- a CDS encoding portal protein, with translation MSELDPQTVLTRFQRAKERRGAWESHWQDCVDHTLPQRAAGVGMAEPGGQRHERLFDATAGDAAEQLAASLLAELTPPWSRWFGLTPGAALDAADREALTPRLATAETVVQGHLDRSNLATELHQCYLDLVTVGTACLLFEEAPVGARSAFRFTAVPMREAVLDEGPHGQLDVVFRATSMTPDQLAARYGADALPPTLAEAAEGRGDDTRHSVVEAVIPDGHAYSYMAVLDRAMDGGEPIQLASGRFAQSPFIAFRWMKAPGETYGRSPVMRALPDIKTANKVVELTLKNASIAVSGIWQADDDGVLNPASIQLAPGTIIPKAMGSNGLQPLQTPGSFDVSDLVLSDLRQRIRSAMLVDQLGAGSRTDVTATEVLERSAEVTRVLGATYGRLQAELLTPLIQRALAVLARRGEVEPFSLDGRFVELQHRSPLAQVQARKDVANTVAWIERVAQVGQAGLDAVDIPETARWLGRTLGVPDELMRSDAAITERRVQRQQQAEADAPRERPAASEAAQGTATSPTGRVADG
- a CDS encoding S24 family peptidase, producing the protein MIRHRDIWRALDTLAERSGLSTSGLARKAGLDATAFNRSKRLTGDGTPRWPSTESLAKVLNATGVSMAEFVALMGEGNAQALGQRIPVIGYAQAGESGYFDDAGMPVGTGWDEVLFPAIGDPNAYALEITGDSMAPAYRDGTVIVVAPNQDIRRHDRVVAKTVEGEVMAKELNRRSARRVELVSINRDHDDRVLAPEELAWMARIVWASQ